The following proteins are co-located in the Neodiprion virginianus isolate iyNeoVirg1 chromosome 6, iyNeoVirg1.1, whole genome shotgun sequence genome:
- the LOC124307069 gene encoding receptor-type tyrosine-protein phosphatase H isoform X1, whose amino-acid sequence MIPRKNIKLVLCTFYLLYSFENGGKTVAETRQNDAEFSENTISSNDYESEYSSVSPTVNVEPDTTVDYFSTTKNSETRLIDDTTDNSTTLTNGTSSEVNCTDTPNSVQNLTVSSTYSSLTLSWSPVVSSEECIQLYNITWNSESSDDFDYDTVYSPASEYVISNLTSCTSYVISVVVVGENGNVSNAITVTGSTTESQIPQVNNLDVEPLEYGLNVTWDPPDNLSCLKYYLVNVTAEGDFVENLANASSEVTFYTFSNLSACTMYTVQVTPISTNDNYGTASRINGETSASTPGAVRNLTVLTQNITESSIYLTWSEPSLNPTCVLYYKVDTCYENNCTEDVTTSLFYNATSLSPCRSYTFNVSAVGSNHSSESATETARTTYLAPGEVSGLAAPSQNVTGYSVYLTWSEPSLNPTCILNYNISICNDNNCTENRTRDVFYNATSLDPCLTYTFTVNAIGFVGSSHTANTTATTSYVTPGIPTSMTVTPGQYSLYVSWEPPSTAPTCVNHYQVMILNGTTHSITDTNITLSDLIACKSYIIQITPVWTSDEGESGIIEGTTEESVDDPPVQDIVPWVTKSTISVGWHIDRDNNECGLTSVLTYCNYTISEGRGYELVNGFSTDDISTFSSGTNVTINVTLYNLSPFTYYECYGVTVNSAGQSVNGENVTVRTSEDVPSAPSLEALNLTSSTFNLVWESPNYLPGNLIEYEIILGLQRLFLQPSFCIYNDSSKNISDINRTTLAYAYLEAVPYSNYSASIKARTNAGWGNYSNYISFQTLAGVPGAVNNVEYSNKTNASNIDVLDTFLSWQLPCSLNGEIEFFNVYVSGTRDGYDDHEFNRTYNVSEIVDADTKFTMNFGQLRAEYSYIFQISTKVKGVSEKGPLTNYSVIYPAGIPPLPSSWYMTQIKIDPYKAQRSLSTAWVLLPLFENTNGEIQYYAIMVSEIGQSTQISRRLDVRSGEWPNATLWQEAMPYNPVVSYQATPVRWHPASTDNIVESGKIKAIKFMLGGNLTCPKLTSNSNREASYCNGPLQSDLKYEVRMRAFTNGGYQDSETIIVITKAEFNLGLVIGVVSGILFFGIIFLMMLLMRKGSWQAIIRNPLNPIGQTSPVPDPFSRKKFEIHCQDLSVNPGKLSNEFQLLQTLSVDLQMSTNVASLQANRKKNRYTDILPYDFSRVKLEIIDNDPNTDYINASFIHGYSGAVEYIASQGPKEETTYDFWRMIFQYNVKVIVMVTQLVEKGKEKCHQYYPNMREHFEYEDITIRCSTQLDFVFYTQRNIVLQKGNDRRTLMHLHFKEWSDHGIPDDFHSMIQFCQIVRRHINESKSVAVIHCSAGVGRTGTLMAIDILLQQIRDSKKLDVFGTVFNLRKDRINMVQTESQYAYIYNCTRQTLNNPYPARLAKPPPIEPIYENLTKKKKSITDSNTNLVNSIETLKKISPSSSMDSMEQIYEFAAHRPIYSTQLSTLSTGLRYSKSTSAINTQAPPSMEIVRYGSHEYPIFEPAPDTISSRGSVDRNVLLEFARPLGLRMD is encoded by the exons ATGATAccaagaaaaaatatcaaattggTTCTCTGCACGTTTTACCTCTTATATTCTTTCGAAAATGGAGGAAAAACTGTAGCAGAGACTCGTCAGAATGACGCagaattttccgaaaataCAATTTCATCGAACGATTATGAATCCGAGTATTCGTCGGTGTCACCAACTGTGAACGTGGAACCAGATACAACAGTTGACTATTTTAGCACTACTAAAAATTCGGAAACTCGATTGATTGACGATACTACCGATAACTCGACTACTTTGACAAATGGAACGAGCTCTGAAGTCAATTGTACAG ACACGCCAAACTCTGTACAAAACTTAACAGTATCGAGCACGTACAGTAGCCTTACTTTGAGTTGGTCACCTGTGGTATCCAGCGAAGAGTGTATACAACTGTATAACATAACATGGAATTCAGAATCTAGTGACGATTTCGATTATGATACCGTATATTCACCTGCCTCAGAGTACGTCATCTCAAATCTAACATCGTGTACGTCATACGTAATCAGCGTAGTGGTAGTTGGAGAAAATGGAAATGTCAGTAACGCAATAACTGTTACAGGCAGCACCACCGAATCGC AAATACCGCAGGTGAATAATTTGGATGTCGAACCACTTGAGTATGGGCTGAACGTTACGTGGGATCCTCCGGACAATCTGTCTTGCTTGAAGTATTACCTCGTCAACGTAACAGCAGAGGGTgattttgtcgaaaatttagcAAATGCCTCGAGCGAAGTAACGTTCTATACTTTTAGCAACTTATCAGCTTGCACGATGTATACCGTACAAGTAACTCCTATCAGTACAAACGATAACTACGGAACTGCTTCTCGTATTAACGGCGAAACATCAGCTTCCA CTCCAGGCGCGGTGAGGAATTTGACTGTACTAACGCAGAACATCACTGAGTCCTCGATATATTTAACATGGTCAGAACCATCTTTAAATCCAACTTGTGTTTTATACTACAAAGTTGATACGTGTTACGAAAACAATTGTACAGAAGACGTAACCACGAGTTTATTCTACAACGCAACTAGTCTCAGCCCATGCCGGAGTTACACGTTTAACGTCAGTGCAGTTGGATCTAACCATTCATCAGAATCAGCGACAGAAACGGCACGAACCACGTATCTCG CTCCAGGCGAAGTGAGTGGCCTGGCTGCACCATCCCAGAATGTAACTGGGTACTCGGTGTATTTAACTTGGTCCGAACCCAGTTTAAATCCAACCTGTATTCTAAATTACAATATCAGTATTTGTAACGATAACAATTGTACCGAAAACCGTACTCGTGATGTATTCTATAACGCTACCAGTCTCGATCCATGTCTGACCTACACATTTACCGTCAACGCCATCGGATTTGTTGGTTCATCTCATACAGCCAATACAACTGCTACAACCTCATATGTCA CACCTGGAATACCGACGTCAATGACAGTAACGCCTGGTCAATATTCCTTGTACGTTTCTTGGGAACCACCATCAACTGCACCGACGTGTGTAAACCATTATCAAGTAATGATATTAAATGGGACAACACATTCCATTACAGACACGAATATTACACTATCTGATTTAATTGCCTGCAAATCATACATCATTCAAATCACCCCTGTATGGACGAGTGACGAGGGAGAGTCTGGTATTATTGAAGGCACTACTGAAGAAAGCG tcGATGACCCACCAGTGCAAGATATTGTACCCTGGGTAACTAAAAGCACAATTTCAGTCGGCTGGCACATTGACAGGGACAACAACGAATGTGGTCTTACTTCCGTCCTAACttattgtaattatacaaTAAGTGAAGGACGCGGCTATGAGTTGGTCAACGGATTTTCTACAGATGACATTTCGACTTTTAGTTCTGGAACCAATGTGACGATTAATGTAACACTTTATAATCTCAGTCCCTTCACATACTATGAATGCTACGGAGTGACTGTCAACTCTGCTGGGCAAAGCGTAAATGGAGAGAACGTAACTGTGAGAACATCTGAAGATG TTCCATCTGCACCTAGTTTAGAAGCACTTAATTTGACAAGTTCTACGTTTAATTTGGTTTGGGAAAGTCCTAACTATCTTCCaggaaatttaattgaatatGAGATAATTTTGGGATTGCAGCGACTATTTCTTCAGCCTAGTTTCTGTATTTACAACGActcgtcaaaaaatatttcggatATTAACAGAACAACTCTTGCATACGCTTACTTAGAGGCTGTACcttattcaaattattctgCAAGTATCAAAGCAAGAACTAACGCTGGTTGGGGGAATTACAGCAATTATATCAGTTTTCAAACTCTTGCAGGAG TTCCTGGTGCTGTTAATaatgttgaatattcaaataaaacaaATGCGAGCAACATTGATGTGTTAGATACATTTCTTAGCTGGCAACTGCCTTGCTCATTAAACGGAGAAATAGAATTCTTTAATGTATATGTAAGCGGAACCAGGGACGGATACGATGACCACGAATTTAACCGTACCTATAACGTTTCGGAAATCGTCGACGCAGATACGAAgtttacaatgaattttgGGCAGCTGCGAGCAGAGTAcagttatatttttcaaatctccaCCAAAGTCAAGGGAGTTTCTGAAAAAGGACCCTTGACTAACTACAGTGTGATTTATCCTGCTGGGA TTCCACCTTTGCCAAGCAGTTGGTACATGacacaaataaaaattgacccGTACAAAGCTCAGAGAAGTTTGAGTACGGCCTGGGTATTATTGCCTTTGTTTGAAAACACAAATGGCGAAATCCAGTATTACGCTATAATGGTATCAGAGATTGGTCAAAGTACTCAAATTAGTCGAAGATTGGATGTACGTAGTGGTGAATGGCCAAATGCGACTCTGTGGCAAGAAGCTATGCCTTACAATCCTGTTGTTAGTTATCAAGCGACCCCAGTCAGATGGCACCCTGCTTCAA cAGATAATATTGTGGAGTCGGGGAAAATTAAAGCAATCAAATTTATGCTCGGTGGAAATCTCACATGCCCCAAATTAACATCTAACTCAAATCGTGAGGCGTCATACTGCAATGGACCACTTCAATCCGATTTAAAGTATGAAGTTCGTATGCGTGCATTCACCAATGGAGGATATCAAGATTCTGAAACCATCATCGTCATAACGA AAGCTGAATTTAACTTGGGCTTGGTGATTGGGGTGGTGTCTGGAATATTGTTTTTTGGAATAATATTTCTGATGATGTTACTTATGCGGAAAGGCAGTTGGCAAGC AATAATAAGAAATCCCTTGAATCCCATTGGACAAACGTCTCCTGTGCCTGACCCATTTTcaagaaagaaatttgaaattcactGTCAAGATCTGAGTGTAAATCCAGGAAAATTAAGTAACGAATTTCAGCTGCTACAGACTCTAAGTGTTGACTTACAAATGTCAACAAATGTTGCAAGCCTGCAAGctaataggaaaaaaaatcgatacacGGACATTTTGCCAT ACGATTTTTCAAGAGTCAAATTGGAGATTATTGACAATGACCCAAACACAGACTACATAAACGCGTCGTTCATACAT GGGTACAGtggagctgtagaatacaTTGCCAGTCAAGGTCCTAAGGAAGAAACAACTTATGATTTCTGGAGAATGATATTTCAATATAACGTGAAAGTTATAGTTATGGTAACACAGCTAGTGGAAAAAGGCAAA GAAAAGTGTCATCAATATTATCCAAACATGAGGGAACACTTTGAATATGAAGATATAACTATAAGGTGTAGCACGCAacttgattttgttttttacacgCAACGGAATATTGTTTTGCAAAAG GGAAATGATAGGAGAACGCTAATGCATTTGCATTTTAAAGAATGGTCAGATCACGGTATCCCAgatgattttcattcaatgaTTCAGTTTTGTCAGATAGTTCGAAGGCATATTAATGAAAGCAAAAGCGTGGCTGTGATTCACTGCAG TGCTGGAGTAGGTAGAACCGGGACCCTAATGGCTATAGACATACTGTTACAGCAAATAAGGGATAGCAAGAAGCTTGACGTATTcggaacagtttttaatttgcGAAAAGATAGGATAAATATGGTTCAAACAGAG aGTCAATATGCTTATATCTACAATTGCACCAGACAAACTTTAAATAATCCGTACCCAGCACGGCTCG CTAAGCCGCCACCTATTGAACCGATATATGAGAACCtcacaaagaaaaaaaaatcaattacagACTCAAATACGAATCTTGTCAACAGCATCGAAACTT tAAAAAAGATCAGTCCTTCATCATCCATGGATTCTATGGAGCAGATTTACGAGTTCGCAGCTCATCGACCAATTTATAGTACTCAACTAAGCACTCTGAGCACTG GGTTGAGGTATTCCAAATCGACTAGCGCAATCAATACTCAAGCTCCACCTAGCATGGAGATAG tcAGATATGGAAGCCATGAGTATCCCATCTTTGAGCCAGCACCAGATACCATATCAAGCAGAGGCAGTGTGGACAGGAACGTATTGCTAGAGTTTGCAAGACCTTTAGGTCTGAGAATGGACTAG
- the LOC124307069 gene encoding receptor-type tyrosine-protein phosphatase H isoform X3, which yields MIPRKNIKLVLCTFYLLYSFENGGKTVAETRQNDAEFSENTISSNDYESEYSSVSPTVNVEPDTTVDYFSTTKNSETRLIDDTTDNSTTLTNGTSSEVNCTDTPNSVQNLTVSSTYSSLTLSWSPVVSSEECIQLYNITWNSESSDDFDYDTVYSPASEYVISNLTSCTSYVISVVVVGENGNVSNAITVTGSTTESQIPQVNNLDVEPLEYGLNVTWDPPDNLSCLKYYLVNVTAEGDFVENLANASSEVTFYTFSNLSACTMYTVQVTPISTNDNYGTASRINGETSASTPGAVRNLTVLTQNITESSIYLTWSEPSLNPTCVLYYKVDTCYENNCTEDVTTSLFYNATSLSPCRSYTFNVSAVGSNHSSESATETARTTYLAPGEVSGLAAPSQNVTGYSVYLTWSEPSLNPTCILNYNISICNDNNCTENRTRDVFYNATSLDPCLTYTFTVNAIGFVGSSHTANTTATTSYVTPGIPTSMTVTPGQYSLYVSWEPPSTAPTCVNHYQVMILNGTTHSITDTNITLSDLIACKSYIIQITPVWTSDEGESGIIEGTTEESVDDPPVQDIVPWVTKSTISVGWHIDRDNNECGLTSVLTYCNYTISEGRGYELVNGFSTDDISTFSSGTNVTINVTLYNLSPFTYYECYGVTVNSAGQSVNGENVTVRTSEDVPSAPSLEALNLTSSTFNLVWESPNYLPGNLIEYEIILGLQRLFLQPSFCIYNDSSKNISDINRTTLAYAYLEAVPYSNYSASIKARTNAGWGNYSNYISFQTLAGVPGAVNNVEYSNKTNASNIDVLDTFLSWQLPCSLNGEIEFFNVYVSGTRDGYDDHEFNRTYNVSEIVDADTKFTMNFGQLRAEYSYIFQISTKVKGVSEKGPLTNYSVIYPAGIPPLPSSWYMTQIKIDPYKAQRSLSTAWVLLPLFENTNGEIQYYAIMVSEIGQSTQISRRLDVRSGEWPNATLWQEAMPYNPVVSYQATPVRWHPASTDNIVESGKIKAIKFMLGGNLTCPKLTSNSNREASYCNGPLQSDLKYEVRMRAFTNGGYQDSETIIVITKAEFNLGLVIGVVSGILFFGIIFLMMLLMRKGSWQAIIRNPLNPIGQTSPVPDPFSRKKFEIHCQDLSVNPGKLSNEFQLLQTLSVDLQMSTNVASLQANRKKNRYTDILPYDFSRVKLEIIDNDPNTDYINASFIHGYSGAVEYIASQGPKEETTYDFWRMIFQYNVKVIVMVTQLVEKGKEKCHQYYPNMREHFEYEDITIRCSTQLDFVFYTQRNIVLQKGNDRRTLMHLHFKEWSDHGIPDDFHSMIQFCQIVRRHINESKSVAVIHCSAGVGRTGTLMAIDILLQQIRDSKKLDVFGTVFNLRKDRINMVQTESQYAYIYNCTRQTLNNPYPARLAKPPPIEPIYENLTKKKKSITDSNTNLVNSIETLKKISPSSSMDSMEQIYEFAAHRPIYSTQLSTLSTGLRYSKSTSAINTQAPPSMEIDMEAMSIPSLSQHQIPYQAEAVWTGTYC from the exons ATGATAccaagaaaaaatatcaaattggTTCTCTGCACGTTTTACCTCTTATATTCTTTCGAAAATGGAGGAAAAACTGTAGCAGAGACTCGTCAGAATGACGCagaattttccgaaaataCAATTTCATCGAACGATTATGAATCCGAGTATTCGTCGGTGTCACCAACTGTGAACGTGGAACCAGATACAACAGTTGACTATTTTAGCACTACTAAAAATTCGGAAACTCGATTGATTGACGATACTACCGATAACTCGACTACTTTGACAAATGGAACGAGCTCTGAAGTCAATTGTACAG ACACGCCAAACTCTGTACAAAACTTAACAGTATCGAGCACGTACAGTAGCCTTACTTTGAGTTGGTCACCTGTGGTATCCAGCGAAGAGTGTATACAACTGTATAACATAACATGGAATTCAGAATCTAGTGACGATTTCGATTATGATACCGTATATTCACCTGCCTCAGAGTACGTCATCTCAAATCTAACATCGTGTACGTCATACGTAATCAGCGTAGTGGTAGTTGGAGAAAATGGAAATGTCAGTAACGCAATAACTGTTACAGGCAGCACCACCGAATCGC AAATACCGCAGGTGAATAATTTGGATGTCGAACCACTTGAGTATGGGCTGAACGTTACGTGGGATCCTCCGGACAATCTGTCTTGCTTGAAGTATTACCTCGTCAACGTAACAGCAGAGGGTgattttgtcgaaaatttagcAAATGCCTCGAGCGAAGTAACGTTCTATACTTTTAGCAACTTATCAGCTTGCACGATGTATACCGTACAAGTAACTCCTATCAGTACAAACGATAACTACGGAACTGCTTCTCGTATTAACGGCGAAACATCAGCTTCCA CTCCAGGCGCGGTGAGGAATTTGACTGTACTAACGCAGAACATCACTGAGTCCTCGATATATTTAACATGGTCAGAACCATCTTTAAATCCAACTTGTGTTTTATACTACAAAGTTGATACGTGTTACGAAAACAATTGTACAGAAGACGTAACCACGAGTTTATTCTACAACGCAACTAGTCTCAGCCCATGCCGGAGTTACACGTTTAACGTCAGTGCAGTTGGATCTAACCATTCATCAGAATCAGCGACAGAAACGGCACGAACCACGTATCTCG CTCCAGGCGAAGTGAGTGGCCTGGCTGCACCATCCCAGAATGTAACTGGGTACTCGGTGTATTTAACTTGGTCCGAACCCAGTTTAAATCCAACCTGTATTCTAAATTACAATATCAGTATTTGTAACGATAACAATTGTACCGAAAACCGTACTCGTGATGTATTCTATAACGCTACCAGTCTCGATCCATGTCTGACCTACACATTTACCGTCAACGCCATCGGATTTGTTGGTTCATCTCATACAGCCAATACAACTGCTACAACCTCATATGTCA CACCTGGAATACCGACGTCAATGACAGTAACGCCTGGTCAATATTCCTTGTACGTTTCTTGGGAACCACCATCAACTGCACCGACGTGTGTAAACCATTATCAAGTAATGATATTAAATGGGACAACACATTCCATTACAGACACGAATATTACACTATCTGATTTAATTGCCTGCAAATCATACATCATTCAAATCACCCCTGTATGGACGAGTGACGAGGGAGAGTCTGGTATTATTGAAGGCACTACTGAAGAAAGCG tcGATGACCCACCAGTGCAAGATATTGTACCCTGGGTAACTAAAAGCACAATTTCAGTCGGCTGGCACATTGACAGGGACAACAACGAATGTGGTCTTACTTCCGTCCTAACttattgtaattatacaaTAAGTGAAGGACGCGGCTATGAGTTGGTCAACGGATTTTCTACAGATGACATTTCGACTTTTAGTTCTGGAACCAATGTGACGATTAATGTAACACTTTATAATCTCAGTCCCTTCACATACTATGAATGCTACGGAGTGACTGTCAACTCTGCTGGGCAAAGCGTAAATGGAGAGAACGTAACTGTGAGAACATCTGAAGATG TTCCATCTGCACCTAGTTTAGAAGCACTTAATTTGACAAGTTCTACGTTTAATTTGGTTTGGGAAAGTCCTAACTATCTTCCaggaaatttaattgaatatGAGATAATTTTGGGATTGCAGCGACTATTTCTTCAGCCTAGTTTCTGTATTTACAACGActcgtcaaaaaatatttcggatATTAACAGAACAACTCTTGCATACGCTTACTTAGAGGCTGTACcttattcaaattattctgCAAGTATCAAAGCAAGAACTAACGCTGGTTGGGGGAATTACAGCAATTATATCAGTTTTCAAACTCTTGCAGGAG TTCCTGGTGCTGTTAATaatgttgaatattcaaataaaacaaATGCGAGCAACATTGATGTGTTAGATACATTTCTTAGCTGGCAACTGCCTTGCTCATTAAACGGAGAAATAGAATTCTTTAATGTATATGTAAGCGGAACCAGGGACGGATACGATGACCACGAATTTAACCGTACCTATAACGTTTCGGAAATCGTCGACGCAGATACGAAgtttacaatgaattttgGGCAGCTGCGAGCAGAGTAcagttatatttttcaaatctccaCCAAAGTCAAGGGAGTTTCTGAAAAAGGACCCTTGACTAACTACAGTGTGATTTATCCTGCTGGGA TTCCACCTTTGCCAAGCAGTTGGTACATGacacaaataaaaattgacccGTACAAAGCTCAGAGAAGTTTGAGTACGGCCTGGGTATTATTGCCTTTGTTTGAAAACACAAATGGCGAAATCCAGTATTACGCTATAATGGTATCAGAGATTGGTCAAAGTACTCAAATTAGTCGAAGATTGGATGTACGTAGTGGTGAATGGCCAAATGCGACTCTGTGGCAAGAAGCTATGCCTTACAATCCTGTTGTTAGTTATCAAGCGACCCCAGTCAGATGGCACCCTGCTTCAA cAGATAATATTGTGGAGTCGGGGAAAATTAAAGCAATCAAATTTATGCTCGGTGGAAATCTCACATGCCCCAAATTAACATCTAACTCAAATCGTGAGGCGTCATACTGCAATGGACCACTTCAATCCGATTTAAAGTATGAAGTTCGTATGCGTGCATTCACCAATGGAGGATATCAAGATTCTGAAACCATCATCGTCATAACGA AAGCTGAATTTAACTTGGGCTTGGTGATTGGGGTGGTGTCTGGAATATTGTTTTTTGGAATAATATTTCTGATGATGTTACTTATGCGGAAAGGCAGTTGGCAAGC AATAATAAGAAATCCCTTGAATCCCATTGGACAAACGTCTCCTGTGCCTGACCCATTTTcaagaaagaaatttgaaattcactGTCAAGATCTGAGTGTAAATCCAGGAAAATTAAGTAACGAATTTCAGCTGCTACAGACTCTAAGTGTTGACTTACAAATGTCAACAAATGTTGCAAGCCTGCAAGctaataggaaaaaaaatcgatacacGGACATTTTGCCAT ACGATTTTTCAAGAGTCAAATTGGAGATTATTGACAATGACCCAAACACAGACTACATAAACGCGTCGTTCATACAT GGGTACAGtggagctgtagaatacaTTGCCAGTCAAGGTCCTAAGGAAGAAACAACTTATGATTTCTGGAGAATGATATTTCAATATAACGTGAAAGTTATAGTTATGGTAACACAGCTAGTGGAAAAAGGCAAA GAAAAGTGTCATCAATATTATCCAAACATGAGGGAACACTTTGAATATGAAGATATAACTATAAGGTGTAGCACGCAacttgattttgttttttacacgCAACGGAATATTGTTTTGCAAAAG GGAAATGATAGGAGAACGCTAATGCATTTGCATTTTAAAGAATGGTCAGATCACGGTATCCCAgatgattttcattcaatgaTTCAGTTTTGTCAGATAGTTCGAAGGCATATTAATGAAAGCAAAAGCGTGGCTGTGATTCACTGCAG TGCTGGAGTAGGTAGAACCGGGACCCTAATGGCTATAGACATACTGTTACAGCAAATAAGGGATAGCAAGAAGCTTGACGTATTcggaacagtttttaatttgcGAAAAGATAGGATAAATATGGTTCAAACAGAG aGTCAATATGCTTATATCTACAATTGCACCAGACAAACTTTAAATAATCCGTACCCAGCACGGCTCG CTAAGCCGCCACCTATTGAACCGATATATGAGAACCtcacaaagaaaaaaaaatcaattacagACTCAAATACGAATCTTGTCAACAGCATCGAAACTT tAAAAAAGATCAGTCCTTCATCATCCATGGATTCTATGGAGCAGATTTACGAGTTCGCAGCTCATCGACCAATTTATAGTACTCAACTAAGCACTCTGAGCACTG GGTTGAGGTATTCCAAATCGACTAGCGCAATCAATACTCAAGCTCCACCTAGCATGGAGATAG ATATGGAAGCCATGAGTATCCCATCTTTGAGCCAGCACCAGATACCATATCAAGCAGAGGCAGTGTGGACAGGAACGTATTGCTAG